In the Topomyia yanbarensis strain Yona2022 chromosome 3, ASM3024719v1, whole genome shotgun sequence genome, one interval contains:
- the LOC131692133 gene encoding uncharacterized protein LOC131692133, with product MVLVRTENQEIRTEWYSKPIASGRFLNFHSYHSYQQKINVAKNFISRVEKLSTNLNRPEQIQIMDKYLKQNDYPKSLRNRLINNNKTRAIPTTQLSNPDENLKHTYRSLPNIPSLTHKIAKTLKRDYPDVSLAFRNIKTVANLFSKVKDSIPQDNLSNVIYSIPCQNCPSSYVGMTSNMLKTRIAAHRSNIKKLNLLREAGHTSEDIQIVELKQKTALLEHSITHHHNFDVNKVKILDQHNRTTALPILEMCHIINQQKTVNKRTDTDGLSCIYAGILQTLHNRNYKTDNTYTTDTTIRTIIANTQQPSSSVQLPDRI from the coding sequence ATGGTACTAGTACGCACGGAAAACCAAGAGATACGTACTGAGTGGTATTCCAAACCCATAGCAAGTGGACGTTTTCTTAACTTCCACTCATACCATTCATACCAGCAAAAAATCAACGTGGCAAAAAACTTTATCAGCAGAGTGGAAAAACTATCTACCAATCTCAACAGACCGGAGCAAATCCAAATCATGgacaaatatttaaaacaaaacgACTACCCAAAGTCGCTGCGAAACAGATTGATTAACAATAACAAAACACGCGCAATACCTACCACACAACTTTCCAATCCTGATGAAAACCTGAAACATACTTACCGGTCACTTCCAAACATACCGTCATTGACGCATAAAATAGCAAAAACCCTAAAAAGAGACTACCCGGATGTCTCACTAGCTTTTCGCAACATCAAAACAGTAGCAAATCTTTTCAGCAAGGTCAAAGATAGCATACCGCAGGATAATTTGAGCAATGTGATATACAGCATACCATGCCAAAACTGCCCATCATCATATGTGGGCATGACTTCTAACATGCTTAAAACAAGGATAGCTGCACACCGCTCAAACATAAAAAAGCTTAACTTACTCAGGGAAGCAGGACACACCAGTGAAGACATCCAGATAGTcgaactaaaacaaaaaacagcTCTCCTCGAACACAGCATTACACATCATCATAACTTCGATGTAAACAAGGTGAAGATACTCGATCAACATAACCGAACGACAGCTCTTCCTATATTGGAAATGTGTCATATCATCAACCAGCaaaaaactgtaaacaaacgcaCAGATACCGACGGACTTAGTTGTATATATGCAGGAATTCTACAAACACTACATAATAGAAACTATAAAACTGACAACACTTACACTACCGATACTACCATACGCACGATTATAGCAAACACTCAACAACCGTCAAGTTCAGTACAGTTACCAGATCGAATATAG